One Companilactobacillus farciminis KCTC 3681 = DSM 20184 genomic window, GTGGTAAAGGATTTGCACGTCAGGTTGATACCAAATTAAAGAATGAGTATAAAACGAATCGTACTGTTATTAATTGGTTTCACAATGGTCAAAATAAGGATGCACGTATTCTATCTAATTCAAGTTGGGTAGAAGAACATATGCATTATCCTGAGGACTGGAAGTCACGTTTTCCAGTCTTTTTTGATGCAATCAAGAAGTATCAACGTGCTGGTAAGAATCTGCATGATGATGCTTCAGATGCTTTAACCGGTGTTGCTGAATCAGTTATGTCAATGGAAACTAATAACCACAGTCAAAACAGAAAGCAACAAATTAAGAGTTTAAGAAGTCTAGGGCTAATTAACTAAAAAGGAGTTGATGTTATGGCGACAGATACAGATCCATATGCACTAGGACAATCAATCAACATGCTAAATGGCAGACGCTGGGTTGGTGGTTTACTCAAAGCTAACAAGCAATACACAATGCCAGCTGATGATTGGAATGAAATCAAGAGTGACCCCGAGAAAATTAAAGAAGTATTGCAGTATTTTATTACTCAACATTATCAATATCAATTGCCGAGAATATTAGAGCTTGAGCGTTATTACAAAGGTGAGAATGATATTCACTTTGCTAATACAAATATCTCAAGTAGCAGAGCTGACAACCGTGTTACTTTCGGTTTTCCTAAGTTTATTACTAATACACGTGTTGGTTATTCTGTCGGTAATCCTATCAAGTTTCAATACAATGAAGATGACGCTAGCGATGATGATTTAAAAAACGCTTTAGACAATTTTAATAGCCGAAATGATGAAAGTTATCATGAAAAAGTGATGAAGAAGAATCTGAGTATTACCGGTCGAGCCTATGAGCTAGAGTACGTCAAAGAAGGAACAAATGATGTAGCAATTAGACCGATTGATCCAGCTAATGCATTTGTTGTTTATGATTCATCGATTGAACAGCATTCATTATTTGGAGTGAGATATTATCTCATTGAGTACATGAATAAGCCAAAATATTATGCAGAAGTATATACAGATGATGCCATTTATTATTTCAATGATGGTGAAACCCCTGGAACTGATCTAGTATTTGATCATGCTGATGAGCACTACTTCTTTGGCGTTCCATTGACTGAATATATCAATAATGACGAACGTATGGGCGACTGGGAAGCCTCACTTGATAAAATTGATGCCATTGATAAAGCTGTATCGGAAATGGCCAATTCACAAGAAGACTTTGCTAATGCCATTCTGAAAATTATTGGCAATTTTGATATTAGTGATGCTGATGGAGAAGAACCAAAGCACCCACAAATTGACCGTAAGAATGCAATCATGTGGTTGCAACCTGATGTACAGCAAAATATTGGTGATAATGGCAACACTGTGATTCAGCCAGATGTTGGTTACGTTACTAAGGATTTGAATGTGGCCGAGTGGAAAGTATACGTTGACCTAATTCGTGCTCAAATTCATATGGACACAAATACTCCCGATACATCAGATGAAAACTTTTCTTCTAATTCATCAGGTGTTGCAATACTTTATAAGCTTTGGGGTAGTGATCAAGAGCGTGCTATTCAAGAAAGTTTATATACACGTGGTATTATGAGACGTCTTAGAATCTTAGGTAATTATTTAGAGGTTACTGGTCAAATAGCTCATGCAGAAGACGTAGAGAACTATCAAATTATATATACACCTAACTTACCTAAGAACGACCAAGAAACGCTTCAAAATGCTCAAATACTTGCTAATCTGGGTACTGAGTCAAATCAAACTATCCGTGAAATTGTTGAAAAGTATACAGGTGTATCACCAGAAACAGAGCAGAAACGTGTTGAAGATGAAAACAAGCAAGAGGTCGATAATGATCCAATGCAGAAAGTATTTAATCGAGTTCAAACACCAAATCCAATTAATACGATTGAAAGTAGCAAGCCTGACCAAAGCAAGCCCGACCAAGATAATTTAAGCTCAACCATTTTAGATAAGATTAAAGGATTGTTTGGCGGTGGTAAGTAATGAAACTTACTGAAAAACAAGCCATAGCGATTGCCCAAGCTATTTATGGTAAGCAAGATGAGCGTGTGAAGCAGATTGAACAGCTTTATAAAAATACACAATCAAATGTTATTGATATGATTGCTGCCTTTATTGCTAACAATTCAAATTGGAATGGTAAAGCTAATCCTGATGAGATAGCCAACTTCTTATCCAATTTGAAAGACACGTTTAGTAATGCCGGTAAAGATGACCAGGCTACCATTAAGGCGGCGTTCAAAGGCAATCAGCTGAAAACCAACGGTGATGTGTTAATTGCTAAGATTACACAGGCATTTGTTAAACAGATGGTTGCTCAAAAGTTGCAGTTGAGCGTAAGCACGAAGAACATCCCTGA contains:
- a CDS encoding phage portal protein, encoding MATDTDPYALGQSINMLNGRRWVGGLLKANKQYTMPADDWNEIKSDPEKIKEVLQYFITQHYQYQLPRILELERYYKGENDIHFANTNISSSRADNRVTFGFPKFITNTRVGYSVGNPIKFQYNEDDASDDDLKNALDNFNSRNDESYHEKVMKKNLSITGRAYELEYVKEGTNDVAIRPIDPANAFVVYDSSIEQHSLFGVRYYLIEYMNKPKYYAEVYTDDAIYYFNDGETPGTDLVFDHADEHYFFGVPLTEYINNDERMGDWEASLDKIDAIDKAVSEMANSQEDFANAILKIIGNFDISDADGEEPKHPQIDRKNAIMWLQPDVQQNIGDNGNTVIQPDVGYVTKDLNVAEWKVYVDLIRAQIHMDTNTPDTSDENFSSNSSGVAILYKLWGSDQERAIQESLYTRGIMRRLRILGNYLEVTGQIAHAEDVENYQIIYTPNLPKNDQETLQNAQILANLGTESNQTIREIVEKYTGVSPETEQKRVEDENKQEVDNDPMQKVFNRVQTPNPINTIESSKPDQSKPDQDNLSSTILDKIKGLFGGGK